A genomic segment from Spinacia oleracea cultivar Varoflay chromosome 3, BTI_SOV_V1, whole genome shotgun sequence encodes:
- the LOC130469667 gene encoding uncharacterized protein — protein MASMKLRPYFLAHRLVIYIDQPLKLPFTKLEASGSLLNLAIELNAFDITYESRKAIKGQALADFIVEMTRHVFSGNTKIVWTVFVDGSSTQNGCGAGIICQSHEGDTFEYEMLFNFQASNNEAEYEALLSGIKMCKAAGAEEILGLSDSQLIVSQVNGNYEARDPTMIKYMKVVHQEVENLKSFEVRQVPRSENNQADALSKLASSASCDTPWHVFWEVKTRKSIEQLEAVVLDRTSTWMDDIINFKMNGVLLDDPKQAAKVQKKCPWFEMWNGTLYKKAYSRPLLRCVTLDKGQEILEDIHQDLCSSHIGGRALAEKALRIGYYWPNLKDDALSLVKSCNKCQHFSHLIHRPAQIMTPITSPIPFAKWGMDLLGQYTTAPGGRRYVIVVIDYFTKWVEAEELMNIKTYDVKAFIWKNIITRFRVPQPIIFDNGPQFETPKLKDWGLQLVQDDTDFNSPKMFLLLDLSPSVPSELCRNERPFVYELVLG, from the exons atggccagcatgAAACTCCGCCCCTACTTCCTAGCTCACAGACTAGTGATTTATATAGATCAGCCGTTGAAGCTACCGTTCACAAAATTAGAGGCATCAGGCAGCTTGTTGAACTTGGCCATTGAATTAAATGCGTTTGATATTACTTATGAATCGAGGAAGGCCATCAAAGGGCAGGCATTAGCAGATTTTATTGTGGAAATGACAAGGCATGTCTTCTCTGGGAATACAAAAATTGTGTGGACAGTCTTTGTGGACGGATCATCCACACAAAACGGGTGTGGAGCTGGTATAATATGTCAGTCACATGAGGGGGATACGTTTGAATATGAAATGCTCTTTAATTTCCAGGCGTCCAACAATGAGGCCGAGTACGAGGCCCTACTTAGCGGCATCAAAATGTGCAAGGCGGCAGGAGCCGAGGAGATTCTGGGACTATCTGATTCTCAACTTATTGTGAGTCAAGTTAATGGAAATTATGAGGCAAGAGACCCAACAATGATAAAATATATGAAGGTCGTCCACCAAGAAGTAGAAAAtctgaagagttttgaagtaaggcaggTCCCTCGGTCAGAGAACAATCAAGCTGACGCGTTGTCCAAATTAGCCAGCTCCGCATCTTGTGACACCCCCTGGCAtgtattttgggaggtaaaaacCCGGAAAAGTATTGAGCAGCTTGAAGCGGTAGTTCTAGACAGAACGTCCACCTGGATGGACGATATAATTAACTTCAAGATGAATGGAGTCCTACTAGATGACCCAAAACAGGCGGCAAAGGTCCAGAAAAAATGTCcctggtttgaaatgtggaatggAACACTgtacaaaaaggcctactcccgtcctctACTACGATGTGTGACGCTTGATAAAGGACAAGAGATCCTAGAGGACATTCACCAAGATTTGTGTAGTTCGCACATTGGGGGAAGGGCCTtagctgaaaaggcacttcgaattGGCTATTATTGGCCAAATCTGAAGGATGATGCACTTTCACTGGTTAAAAGTTGCAACAAATGCCAGCACTTTTCCCATCTGATACACCGGCCGGCCCAGATTATGACACCCATCACAAGCCCAATACCCTTTGCTAAGTGGGGAATGGATCTCCTAGGCCAATACACCACCGCGCCGGGAGGGAGGCGCTATGTCATTGTTGTTATTGATTATTTcaccaagtgggtggaagcGGAAGAATTAATGAACATCAAAACCTATGATGTGAAGGCATTCATATGGAAAAACATCATCACCCGGTTTAGAGTGCCGCAACCGATCATCTTTGACAATGGACCACAGTTTGAGACACCGAAACTCAAGgattggg GCTTACAGTTGGTGCAAGATGATACTGATTTCAATTCTCCTAAAATGTTTCTTCTCCTTGATTTAAGCCCTTCTGTCCCTAGTGAACTTTGTAGGAATGAAAGACCATTTGTCTACGAGTTGGTCCTTGGATAA